The nucleotide sequence CATCGAGAGGCTTGATAAAACGAGTATTGACTACCTTTACTGATATGCCCTGCTTTGCAAGTATCTCTGCTGCAGCCATTGCCATTGGAATCGTCGTTCCGAATGTCAGGATGGCTGCGTCTTCGCCTTCACGAAGTACTTCCCATGTACCAATCGGGATTTCCTGCAACTCTTCATCCATCGGTACTCCTAGTCCATTTCCTCGTGGGTAACGCATCGCAATCGGCCCTTGGTCATACTTTAATGCCGTGTACACCATATGTTGTCCTTCATTTTCATCCTTCGGCATCATCAATACCATATTAGGCAAGTGCCTCAAGAAGGCGATATCAAAAACACCCTGGTGTGTTTCTCCATCAGCGCCTACGAGTCCGGCACGGTCTATCCCAATGAACACATTCAAGTTCTGGCGGCAAATGTCGTGGACCACCTGATCATATGCGCGCTGCAAGAATGTTGAGTAAATAGCCAGGAATGGTTTCATATTTTGCGTAGCCAGTCCGGCTGCAAAAGTCGCCGCATGTTGTTCAGCGATCCCTACATCAATCATTCTGTCAGGGAATTCGCTGGCGAAGCCTTCAAGCTTTGAACCAACAGGCATAGCAGGAGTTACAGCAACTATACGTTCGTCCGTCCTAGCGATTTTCCTTACCGTTTCACTGACCAGTTTACTCCAGGCTGGTGGTGCGGATTCAGGTTTCACAAAATCGCCGGTCTCCATTTTATAAGGTCCGGTCCCATGCCATGTGCCAACCTTATCGTTTTCAGCCGGGTTATATCCCTTGCCCTTTTTTGTGATTACATGCAACAATACAGGCCCTTCCTGCTTTTTTGCATATGCAAGGTTTTCAAACAGGTCGTCATAGTCATGGCCATCTACTGGTCCAAGATAGGTAAATCCTAATTCCTCGAAAAAGATTCCTGATACAAAGAGATATTTTAAGCTGTCCTTTATTCTTTCCGCAGTCGACGCGAGCTGACCGCCAATAGCAGGCACCTTTTTTAATAAGTATTCGAGTTCATCTTTTACCCAATGGTACTTACCAGCGGTCCGAAGGCGCCCAAGTACATTATGCAATGCCCCCACATTAGGAGCGATCGACATCTCATTATCATTCAGAATGACAATAAGCTTCTTTTTTTCATGCCCGATGTGGTTCAAGGCCTCTAAAGCCATTCCTCCGGTAAGGGCACCATCACCAATAATCGGAACGATATGGGAATTTTCCCTCTTGAGGTCCCGGGCAATTGCCATCCCCATTGCAGCTGAAAGTGAAGTTGAACTATGCCCTGTTTCCCAGACATCATGCTCACTCTCAACCATCTTTGGAAAACCGCACAATCCTTTATGCTGCCTTAACGTATCAAATTGACATGCTCTTCCGGTCAGGATTTTATGTACATATGATTGATGCCCTACGTCCCAAAGAAATTTATCCTTCGGGCTGTCAAAACACTTGTGCAGGGCAATCGTCAATTCGACAACACCAAGGTTAGGTCCTATGTGTCCGCCCGTAACTGATAATTTTTCAATCAAAAACTGCCGAATCTCCCCGCTTAACTCTTCCAATTCGTTTTTCGAAAGATTCTTCAAGAAGGAAGGGTCTTTTATTGATAAAAGATCCATTTCGGACCACTCACTTTCATTTCTGACTTATTATTCCGCTTTGTTTATGCATTTCTTAAAAAGTTGTTAGTAATAACATATATTAAGTAAAGAAAGGTTTTCAAGCTATACCTGAAAATATGGCATCTGTTTTTCTTATATGTATAAAAAAAGCTGCCAACACTACCGTGCTAACAGCAAATTATAGCACACTATAGCACTATTCTCAACGACTGCTCTAATTGTTGCGCAGCCCAATTAAATCGGTGATCTGGTCTAGAATCCCGACTTCAAGCCCACTTTGGGCAAGTGAATCTTTCGCGCTCAGTAAATGGGAATCCAGCGCATCTTTGGCTCCAGCTAAACCAAGCAAAGCAGGATACGTGCTTTTTTCATTAGCTGTATCGCTCCCAACTGGCTTGCCAATCATTTCCTCAGTACCCTCAAGGTCGAGAATATCATCTCGTATCTGGAATGCAAGGCCTATATGATACGCAAATTTAGAAAGTACTTCCTTTTGTTCCGCAGTTGCGCCGGCTACTTCTGCACCCGCAATGATACTGTATTCGAGTAATTTACCTGTTTTATTAATGTGGATATATTCAAGCTGCTCAAGTGTGAGTTTCTTATTTTCCCCTTCCATATCCGCTACCTGACCGCCCACCATACCAGGAGCGCCCGCGGCAGCTGACAATCCTTTGATCAACGCCAGTTTAATGTTAGCTGGTATTGAGTCTTCAGGAATTTCCGTCAGCAGGTTGAAACTTAATGTCAAAAGAGCATCACCTGCAAGGATAGCAGTCGCTTCCCCGAATACTTTATGGTTCGTCGGCTTTCCTCTTCTTAAATCATCATCGTCCATACTTGGCAGGTCATCATGAATAAGCGAATAGGTATGGACCATTTCGATCGCCGCTGCAGCATCAAGTCCATCTTGCGGGTCTTTTCCGAATGCGTCGATTACTGCGAAAACAAGTAGCGGGCGGATCCTTTTCCCACCTGCTTCCAGTGAATAAAGCATTGCCTTCGCAAGGTTCTCAGGCGTCTCTAGGGCACTAACCGCCTCCCTTAGCCGTTCCTCGACAAGAGTCTTATATTTTTTTGTAAAAGAATCAAGTGAAACAGGATGCAATACTATTCCTCCTCATTTATGGAGAAACCTTCAGTCCGTCCATCTTCAGTAATGATCTGGGCAAGTTGTTCTTCCACATTCTTTAGCTTATCATGGCAAAGCTTGGATAATTCCATTCCTTCTTTATAAAAAGAGATCGCTTCTTCCAAAGGCACATCTCCTTCTTCAAGTTTTTCAACTATGCTCTCCAGTTGATCCATCGCCTGTTCAAAACTTAGTTTTTTTTCATCTGCCATCGTTTTCACTCTCCTCAATATCTGTCACGATACATTGAATGCTTCCATCCGAAAGCTTTACCTTTATTTTTCGTTCAGGTTTTACCTGGGTGACTGTCTTGATCAGTTCTCCATCGTCTGTGTATGCAAGACTATAGCCTCGGTCCATGATTTTCAACGGGCTTAACGCTTCAAGCGTAGACACAATTCCATTGAACTCTTTTCTTTTTTCAGATAAGACAGCCGTCATGGCCCGGTTTAAAGCTCTAGTTGTTCTCATATGCCTTTCAGCAGATACTTTCTTCAGTTCTTCTGGATGGCTTCGCTCTAATCTTCTTTTCAGTTGAAGAAGCGCATCGGTTTTAGCAAAATAAAGCTTTTCAGCTCCACGTGTCAGTGATTCCGTCAGCTTATCCACTTGTTCAAGTTTTTGTTCATAAAGCTTCCTTGGATAACGGAAGGCGTATGATCTGATCAGCCGCTGATAGCGCTCCTGCTGGAAGAATACTTTTTCCCTCATCGCCCTCATCAGTCTTGTTTCCCTGTTCATTACCCTCTCAATGAGCTCCTGGATATGAGGGACTGCCAGCTCTGCGGCTCCAGTTGGAGTCGGCGCTCTCATGTCCGCGACAAAGTCAGCGATCGTAAAGTCTGTTTCATGACCAACAGCTGAAATAATGGGGATTTTCGAGGCAAAAATCGCCCTCGCAACTGATTCCTCATTAAAATTCCATAGCTCCTCAATTGACCCGCCCCCGCGGCCGATGATCAGAACATCAATATCTGCCCTTTTATTTGCCTGTTCGATTGCCCTCACTATAGAAGGGCCTCCCTGCTCTCCCTGAACCAGGGCCGGGAAAATGAGCACCTTGGTAATTGGATATCTTCTCTTAATTGTGGTTAATATATCGCGGATTGCTGCCCCGGTTGGGGAAGTAACAATGCCGACAGCTTTTGGATATTTCGGAATAGGCTGCTTGTATTTTGGAGAAAAAAGTCCTTCTTGCTCAAGCCTCTTCTTCAGCTGTTCATAAGCTATAAATAAATCGCCCACTCCATCGGTTTTCATTTCTTTTATGTATATCTGGTACTGTCCACTGCCTTCGTATACTGAGATATCTCCTCTGACCAGAACCTTCATGCCATTCTCAGGCTTGAACTTCATGGATCTGGCGGCACCCGCGAACATAACAGCAAGGATTCTGGCTTTCTCATCCTTGAGTGTAAAATACATATGCCCGCTCGAATGCCTTTTGAAGTTGGAGATTTCCCCTTTGATATAAACGCCCTGAAGATGCGGGTCGGCATCAAATTTTCGTTTTATGTATTTGGTTAATGCGTTGACGGTTAGATAACGCTGATTATCCATTGGTAAACTCCTTTTGTGGAACTGATTAGAAAAGCGCAAGCGCCTTGCCCTGCCCCGACAAGCGCTGGAGCTAGTCAATTCTAGAAGTCGAAATTTATACTTTTCAGTATCATAAAAAAACTGCCCATATCCATTATAAATTTAGAATCCCGATTCGTCACTTAACATAAGTGGATTTTCAGTTTCTAAGTTATAACAGATATGGACAGAACCACGCCTTATAGATTTGAGTTTTGAAGTCTGTTCATATGGTTCTTTGCAGACTTCAGAGTGTTGTACATCAACATTGCGATGGTCATTGGACCAACACCGCCAGGAACAGGAGTGATATACCCTGCTTTTTCTTTAACTTCATCATAGGCTACATCGCCGCATAGCTTCCCTTGATCATCGCGGTTCATGCCAACATCGATGACCACAGCGCCTGGCTTGATATGGTCTGCCGTAATCAAATTGACTTTCCCGACTGCGGCTATGACTACATCCGCCTGTTTCGTATGTTCCTTTAAATCTTTTGTCCTGGAATGACAATATGTAACGGTTGCATTTTCATTTAAGTAAAGTTGGCCTGCCGGCTTTCCGACAATATTGCTCCTGCCGACCACAACCACATGCTTCCCGGCAAGGTCTATCTCTATTTCCTTCATCATTACCATTACACCATATGGCGTGCACGGTAAAAAAGCATCCTGGCCGGTCATCATCCGACCAATATTGATGGGATGAAAGCCATCAACATCTTTTTCAGGGGAAATAGCTTCTATCAGATTTTTTTCATTGATGTGATCTGGAAGCGGTAGCTGAACCAAAATGCCGTGAATGTCTTCATCACGATTGAGTTCGTCTATTTTAGCCAATAGTTCCTGTTCAGTAATGGAGACAGGATATTCAATCAGGACATTATGCATACCAAGTTCTCTTGCAGTTTTTTGCTTGCTGTTGACATAGGTTCTTGATGCCTGGTTATCACCGACAAGTATCACAGCCAGGCCTGGAGTTAATCCTTGCTTTTTCAACTCCTGGACCTGGTCGGCGATTTCAAGTTTCTTCTTTTTAGCTATTTCTTTTCCATCAATAATACTAGCAGCCATACTTTCTCCCCCTATGTGTTCAGGGAAGGTCCAACCTGCCTGCTTCCAATGGTTTTTAGGAAATGCTCTGCTTTACTTTTGACAGAACACCATTAATAAATCGGCTTGATTGGTCATCCCCATATAATTTAGCAATTTCAATTGCTTCATCAATAACGACATTCATCGGTACGTCTTCGTTGCAATACTTCAATTCGTATACGGCAAGACGCAGAAGATTCCGGTCAACAGCTGCAAGCCTGTCGAGAGACCACTTTTCTAAGTACACCTTGATCTCCTCATCGATTTCCTGCTGATGCTGAACCGTACCGTTCACAAGCTTGTTCAGATAATCATCCCCAGCTTCTTCTTCAAGTACATGTTCAATCGCGTCTGAAACCTCTACCTTGCTTATATCAATCTGGAATAAGGCTTGTAATGCCTTTTCTCGTGCTGTTCTTCTTTTCATTGAATTCCTTAGCTCCTTTATGGCTTGTCTGATTCTAACAAAATAATAGCATATCATATCTCTTTACGCATGGTTTCCTATTATTTTTTACTTTTTAGAAAAAAGTTAATCAAAACAAAGGGAAATATATCTCTCAGGCTAAGAATTTATGAGTAAATTAGAACAGCACTAGCAGCTTTAACACCACAATTAGCTCTTTATCATCCCACAAACAGTGATTTCTGTTTGGGGATTGGGTATTGTCCTTATTCGGAGATACGTCAGACAACTTTTACTCGGCAACACGGTATTTTGTATGAACATGGGTCCACTTCGGACAATTGTTCCTCTAGGACGCGAGGATTTGTCCGAGCCTGGGCCTACTTCGGACAACTACCTCCTGAGTGCCGATGATCGACACTTCTAGGAGCCAGATACTTCCAGGACTACAAAAAAAACCAAAGGCATGCATAATTATGCCTTTGGTTCGGTTATTAAACTTCTTGTTCGACTTCAGTTTCTACTTTTTGGTTTTCAAACTGGACGCCGACTACATGGATATTAACTTCTGTTGCATCGAGTGCAGTCATGTTCAATAATGCCTGGCGGATGTTGTCCTGGATTTTTTGGGCAACCACAGGAATTGATACACCAAACTTCATGACACAATAAACGTCAACCTTGATGCCTTCTTCGACAAGCTCGACTTTTACACCCTTGCCGTGATTCTTCTTGCCAAGTCTTTCAACTACTCCAGCCGCAAAGCCGCCGCGCATTTGCATGACACCTTCTACTTCGGATGCAGCGATGCTTGCAATGACTTCAATTACTTCAGGTGCAATTTCCACTTTCCCTAAGCCGTTTTCATCATGGCTCATTTCAAGTAAATGTTG is from Mesobacillus boroniphilus and encodes:
- the dxs gene encoding 1-deoxy-D-xylulose-5-phosphate synthase → MDLLSIKDPSFLKNLSKNELEELSGEIRQFLIEKLSVTGGHIGPNLGVVELTIALHKCFDSPKDKFLWDVGHQSYVHKILTGRACQFDTLRQHKGLCGFPKMVESEHDVWETGHSSTSLSAAMGMAIARDLKRENSHIVPIIGDGALTGGMALEALNHIGHEKKKLIVILNDNEMSIAPNVGALHNVLGRLRTAGKYHWVKDELEYLLKKVPAIGGQLASTAERIKDSLKYLFVSGIFFEELGFTYLGPVDGHDYDDLFENLAYAKKQEGPVLLHVITKKGKGYNPAENDKVGTWHGTGPYKMETGDFVKPESAPPAWSKLVSETVRKIARTDERIVAVTPAMPVGSKLEGFASEFPDRMIDVGIAEQHAATFAAGLATQNMKPFLAIYSTFLQRAYDQVVHDICRQNLNVFIGIDRAGLVGADGETHQGVFDIAFLRHLPNMVLMMPKDENEGQHMVYTALKYDQGPIAMRYPRGNGLGVPMDEELQEIPIGTWEVLREGEDAAILTFGTTIPMAMAAAEILAKQGISVKVVNTRFIKPLDEEMLVGILNENMPILTIEEAVLQGGFGSFVLETSHDLGYQHVEIDRMGIPDQFIEHGSVDKLLEEIGMTTEDVVLRMQKLARQKQKRA
- a CDS encoding polyprenyl synthetase family protein; translation: MHPVSLDSFTKKYKTLVEERLREAVSALETPENLAKAMLYSLEAGGKRIRPLLVFAVIDAFGKDPQDGLDAAAAIEMVHTYSLIHDDLPSMDDDDLRRGKPTNHKVFGEATAILAGDALLTLSFNLLTEIPEDSIPANIKLALIKGLSAAAGAPGMVGGQVADMEGENKKLTLEQLEYIHINKTGKLLEYSIIAGAEVAGATAEQKEVLSKFAYHIGLAFQIRDDILDLEGTEEMIGKPVGSDTANEKSTYPALLGLAGAKDALDSHLLSAKDSLAQSGLEVGILDQITDLIGLRNN
- a CDS encoding exodeoxyribonuclease VII small subunit, encoding MADEKKLSFEQAMDQLESIVEKLEEGDVPLEEAISFYKEGMELSKLCHDKLKNVEEQLAQIITEDGRTEGFSINEEE
- the xseA gene encoding exodeoxyribonuclease VII large subunit — translated: MDNQRYLTVNALTKYIKRKFDADPHLQGVYIKGEISNFKRHSSGHMYFTLKDEKARILAVMFAGAARSMKFKPENGMKVLVRGDISVYEGSGQYQIYIKEMKTDGVGDLFIAYEQLKKRLEQEGLFSPKYKQPIPKYPKAVGIVTSPTGAAIRDILTTIKRRYPITKVLIFPALVQGEQGGPSIVRAIEQANKRADIDVLIIGRGGGSIEELWNFNEESVARAIFASKIPIISAVGHETDFTIADFVADMRAPTPTGAAELAVPHIQELIERVMNRETRLMRAMREKVFFQQERYQRLIRSYAFRYPRKLYEQKLEQVDKLTESLTRGAEKLYFAKTDALLQLKRRLERSHPEELKKVSAERHMRTTRALNRAMTAVLSEKRKEFNGIVSTLEALSPLKIMDRGYSLAYTDDGELIKTVTQVKPERKIKVKLSDGSIQCIVTDIEESENDGR
- the folD gene encoding bifunctional methylenetetrahydrofolate dehydrogenase/methenyltetrahydrofolate cyclohydrolase FolD produces the protein MAASIIDGKEIAKKKKLEIADQVQELKKQGLTPGLAVILVGDNQASRTYVNSKQKTARELGMHNVLIEYPVSITEQELLAKIDELNRDEDIHGILVQLPLPDHINEKNLIEAISPEKDVDGFHPINIGRMMTGQDAFLPCTPYGVMVMMKEIEIDLAGKHVVVVGRSNIVGKPAGQLYLNENATVTYCHSRTKDLKEHTKQADVVIAAVGKVNLITADHIKPGAVVIDVGMNRDDQGKLCGDVAYDEVKEKAGYITPVPGGVGPMTIAMLMYNTLKSAKNHMNRLQNSNL
- the nusB gene encoding transcription antitermination factor NusB produces the protein MKRRTAREKALQALFQIDISKVEVSDAIEHVLEEEAGDDYLNKLVNGTVQHQQEIDEEIKVYLEKWSLDRLAAVDRNLLRLAVYELKYCNEDVPMNVVIDEAIEIAKLYGDDQSSRFINGVLSKVKQSIS
- a CDS encoding Asp23/Gls24 family envelope stress response protein produces the protein MSEQQHLLEMSHDENGLGKVEIAPEVIEVIASIAASEVEGVMQMRGGFAAGVVERLGKKNHGKGVKVELVEEGIKVDVYCVMKFGVSIPVVAQKIQDNIRQALLNMTALDATEVNIHVVGVQFENQKVETEVEQEV